The Manduca sexta isolate Smith_Timp_Sample1 chromosome 17, JHU_Msex_v1.0, whole genome shotgun sequence genome includes a window with the following:
- the LOC115452227 gene encoding protein tiptop, protein MIVEPDHVRESPRCLSRESSGAPRCPSNDSVYSGRSAALSLPAALTAALPAALLPPHSAAVAAYLGAAAAAAQQRLLMSCQEDLADERTDALDFSTKRGDSPHDDDDPDDAVNLSKNENGPLDLSVGTRKRGPEDSPSPVPSRKSSRTAEFKPTPSPWSTPVAPHLPYFAAAVAASLSPKGGVPADWNGKLKHGAPTPSDATKALEKMSELSRLGGEELFRSVQSAALGAGLAPNAAARHSAWQSHWLNKGADQTKEVLKCVWCKKSFNSIADLTVHMKEAKHCGVNVPVPPPGGAPIPPSLQPPTSSPSAPSHNSSSSSGSSKPNQNDLNMLIKENMPIPRKLVRGQDVWLGKGAEQTRQILKCMWCAESFRSLAEMTSHMQRTQHYTNIISQEQIISWKSSEEGKSSNASAPGANNPAPPNTGTSSHVSAVLTCKVCDQAFSSLKELSNHMVKNSHYKEHIMRSITESGGRRRQTREKRKKSLPVRKLLEIERAQHEFKNGEGNGVPMSKPIRDFGAGSRITCEKCGDKIETAVFVEHIRQCIGAPMSNSQRNFLKSALLSNNIIPPDVPGHVTPTSRDGRKSINEELPSPGSAHHRSPSSVNDSSPSSKDPNASNDKSSSPSVLNAIEQLIEKSFDTRSRHSVPGMPGGASHAPIGSSILKRLGIDESVDYTKPLVDPQTMSMLRNYHHQQGYGRRERSGSESSSMSERGGSRVESLTPDRKLDAYHMTPRTTPDTRGSQTPASEDRPEVRIKREVEEEDQRENGVDLSNQPVRVKTEVDDEEEPPRPSSTADEDIKPVMPKRESEGPSPAASPRSPGSDRSGNTPGAERKPASSLGALSSMFDSLAGGGSSSEPSSSRRGGSHPLAALQKLCDKTETTPSRAPAPAQSPAGPPSILTFSWACNDAVVTDSVMKCALCDTPFISKGAYRHHLSKMHFVKDGALPEPVPLKAASGSVGAASPGAHKAASAAPSPQDPRSPSQPFDESPHSKFLKYTELAKQLSSKYV, encoded by the coding sequence GGAGAGCCCGAGATGTCTGTCACGGGAGTCGTCGGGCGCGCCGCGTTGTCCCTCCAACGACTCTGTGTACTCGGGACGCAGCGCGGCACTATCTCTACCAGCGGCGCTGACGGCCGCGCTGCCAGCCGCCCTGCTGCCGCCGCACTCCGCTGCTGTCGCCGCGTACCTCGGAGCCGCTGCTGCTGCGGCGCAGCAACGTCTGCTCATGTCCTGTCAGGAGGACCTCGCCGACGAACGTACTGACGCACTCGACTTCAGCACTAAACGTGGCGATTCGCCACACGACGACGACGACCCTGACGATGCCGTCAATCTCAGTAAAAACGAGAATGGTCCTCTTGATTTGTCGGTCGGGACGAGAAAGAGAGGGCCGGAGGACTCACCGTCCCCGGTGCCGAGTAGGAAAAGCTCTAGGACGGCGGAGTTTAAACCGACGCCGTCCCCGTGGTCGACGCCTGTGGCGCCGCATCTGCCCTACTTCGCAGCTGCTGTCGCAGCCAGCTTGTCTCCGAAGGGCGGCGTCCCCGCCGACTGGAACGGTAAACTTAAGCATGGTGCGCCGACGCCCAGCGATGCTACTAAAGCCTTAGAAAAAATGAGCGAGCTCAGTAGGTTAGGTGGAGAGGAGTTGTTCCGTTCAGTGCAGTCGGCTGCGCTGGGCGCAGGGCTAGCTCCTAACGCAGCTGCGCGCCACTCTGCCTGGCAATCACATTGGCTTAACAAAGGCGCCGACCAAACGAAAGAAGTGCTTAAATGCGTCTGGTGTAAGAAGAGTTTTAATTCTATAGCTGATCTGACTGTTCACATGAAAGAAGCAAAGCATTGCGGCGTTAACGTTCCGGTGCCGCCGCCAGGAGGGGCTCCTATCCCCCCTTCATTACAACCTCCCACTAGTTCCCCATCCGCACCTTCGCACAACTCGTCTTCCTCCAGCGGTTCATCCAAACCAAATCAGAACGATTTGAACATGTTGATAAAGGAAAACATGCCTATACCTAGAAAGTTAGTAAGAGGCCAGGACGTGTGGTTAGGCAAAGGCGCGGAACAGACTaggcaaatattaaaatgtatgtggTGCGCGGAGAGTTTCCGATCGCTAGCGGAGATGACCAGCCACATGCAGCGCACGCAGCACTACACCAATATAATATCTCAGGAACAGATAATCTCGTGGAAGTCTTCAGAGGAAGGAAAAAGTTCCAACGCAAGCGCACCGGGCGCTAACAACCCGGCGCCGCCTAACACCGGCACCAGTAGCCATGTTAGCGCCGTGCTTACTTGCAAGGTTTGTGACCAAGCATTTAGTTCCTTGAAAGAATTGAGCAATCATATGGTTAAGAATTCTCACTACAAAGAGCACATTATGCGCTCGATTACTGAAAGTGGAGGCAGGAGACGTCAGACACGCGAGAAACGAAAGAAGTCACTGCCGGTCAGAAAGCTTCTGGAAATAGAGCGAGCACAACATGAATTTAAGAACGGGGAGGGTAATGGTGTGCCAATGAGCAAGCCCATCAGAGACTTTGGCGCTGGCAGTCGGATAACCTGCGAGAAATGTGGCGATAAAATAGAGACTGCCGTATTTGTCGAGCACATCCGACAGTGCATCGGGGCGCCCATGTCCAACAGTCAGAGAAACTTCCTGAAAAGTGCATTGCTTTCCAACAATATTATTCCCCCTGATGTGCCTGGCCACGTTACCCCTACTAGCCGTGACGGTCGTAAGAGCATCAACGAAGAGCTTCCCTCCCCGGGCTCCGCTCATCACCGCTCCCCCTCCTCCGTGAACGATTCTTCCCCGAGTTCCAAAGATCCCAACGCGAGTAACGACAAAAGCTCGTCGCCTTCGGTTCTCAACGCCATAGAACAATTGATAGAAAAAAGTTTCGATACTCGGTCGCGACATTCGGTGCCGGGCATGCCGGGGGGCGCCTCTCACGCCCCAATTGGCTCTAGTATTCTCAAGAGATTAGGCATAGATGAGAGCGTAGACTACACTAAACCGCTGGTAGACCCGCAAACCATGAGCATGTTGAGGAACTACCATCATCAGCAGGGATACGGGCGCCGCGAGCGCAGCGGCAGTGAATCTAGCTCCATGTCCGAGCGGGGTGGCAGCAGAGTTGAATCTCTCACTCCCGACAGAAAGCTGGACGCGTATCACATGACTCCGCGCACCACGCCGGATACGCGTGGCTCTCAAACTCCCGCATCCGAAGACCGTCCCGAGGTCCGGATAAAGAGAGAAGTTGAAGAGGAAGACCAGCGCGAAAACGGTGTGGACTTGAGCAACCAACCTGTGCGTGTCAAGACTGAGGTAGATGATGAAGAGGAACCGCCTCGTCCTAGCAGCACTGCTGACGAAGACATAAAACCAGTGATGCCCAAGCGTGAAAGTGAGGGCCCCAGTCCAGCCGCTAGTCCCCGGAGCCCTGGTAGTGATCGCTCAGGAAACACTCCAGGCGCAGAGAGGAAGCCAGCTTCTAGCTTGGGTGCATTGTCTTCTATGTTTGATAGCCTAGCCGGAGGTGGGTCTTCTAGTGAACCGAGCTCATCCCGCCGAGGTGGCAGCCACCCACTGGCTGCGCTGCAGAAGCTGTGCGACAAGACGGAGACTACTCCGTCCCGAGCGCCCGCGCCGGCACAGTCGCCAGCCGGACCGCCCAGCATCCTAACCTTCAGCTGGGCGTGCAACGACGCCGTGGTCACTGACTCTGTCATGAAATGTGCGCTCTGCGACACGCCTTTTATATCAAAGGGCGCGTATCGGCATCACTTATCCAAGATGCACTTCGTGAAGGACGGCGCCTTGCCGGAGCCAGTGCCTCTGAAGGCCGCCTCGGGGTCGGTTGGCGCGGCTTCCCCGGGCGCTCACAAAGCTGCCTCGGCCGCTCCTTCGCCCCAGGACCCGCGCAGTCCCTCGCAGCCGTTCGACGAGAGCCCACACTCCAAGTTCCTCAAGTACACGGAACTGGCCAAGCAGCTCTCCAGCAAGTACGTGTAA